A single Oryzias melastigma strain HK-1 linkage group LG24, ASM292280v2, whole genome shotgun sequence DNA region contains:
- the LOC112157945 gene encoding heterogeneous nuclear ribonucleoprotein A0-like, with translation MSDYPSKLFVGGLNAITDDDGLRQHFERFGELIDHVVIKHKVQRRSRCFGFVTYAKPEQADAAMAACPHTVDGIAVELKRAVAKKESNEPKKIANAMEKKIFVGGLKEDIFEFQLTQYFSQYGQVEKSEIMIDLETRKYRGFGFVHFTDPSAADKAALVKFHTVNGHQVEVKKALTKQEIRGNDGTTPKVTEGNQNGYVGTDYPGNNNNGGNGGLHGAEFFDQGNSYAGYNGFENDTGFNCNGGYGASNMAIGNAVEIQQAIAKTQCNEPEPLANGMRKKIFVGGLKNDIFEFHLTQYFSQYGQVEKSEIMKDIVTGRNRGFGFVHFTDPSAADKAALVKFHTVNGHKVEVKKALTKQEIQGEDGTTPRVVEGNQNGYAGRDYPGNNNNGGYGGLHGAGYSDQGSYYSGCYSYGNGSGFNGNGGYSGTYTCGRCGYENFLGGTDVYNGYGQFYSGYSPNNSPFGFQRNAPYTRDY, from the coding sequence ATGTCTGATTATCCCAGCAAGCTTTTCGTGGGAGGACTCAACGCTATCACAGACGACGACGGGCTGCGCCAGCACTTCGAGCGCTTTGGCGAACTCATAGACCATGTCGTCATCAAACACAAGGTCCAGAGGAGATCTCGCTGCTTTGGCTTTGTGACCTACGCCAAACCAGAGCAGGCCGATGCAGCCATGGCTGCCTGCCCACACACAGTCGACGGGATCGCTGTGGAACTCAAACGGGctgttgcaaaaaaagaaagtaacgAGCCCAAAAAAATTGCCAATGCCATGGAGAAGAAAATCTTTGTTGGTGGCTTGAAGGAGGACATCTTCGAGTTCCAACTTACCCAGTACTTCTCTCAGTATGGTCAAGTCGAGAAGTCTGAAATTATGATAGACCTCGAGACCAGAAAGTATCGAGGATTTGGCTTTGTGCACTTCACAGATCCCTCAGCAGCAGACAAAGCTGCGCTTGTGAAGTTCCACACAGTCAATGGACACCAAGTTGAAGTGAAGAAAGCTTTGACTAAACAAGAGATACGGGGAAACGATGGAACAACTCCAAAAGTCACAGAGGGAAACCAAAATGGCTACGTTGGCACAGATTATCCCGGAAACAACAATAACGGGGGAAACGGCGGCTTACACGGAGCTGAGTTTTTCGACCAGGGAAACTCTTATGCCGGATACAATGGATTTGAAAATGACACAGGATTTAACTGTAACGGGGGATATGGTGCCTCAAACATGGCCATCGGGAACGCGGTGGAAATCCAACAGGCCATTGCAAAAACACAATGTAACGAGCCCGAACCTCTTGCTAATGGCATGAGGAAGAAAATCTTTGTTGGTGGCTTGAAGAACGACATCTTCGAGTTCCACCTCACCCAATACTTCTCTCAGTATGGTCAAGTCGAGAAGTCTGAAATCATGAAAGACATAGTGACCGGAAGGAACCGAGGATTTGGCTTTGTGCACTTCACAGATCCCTCAGCAGCAGACAAAGCTGCGCTTGTGAAGTTCCACACAGTCAATGGACATAAGGTTGAAGTGAAGAAAGCTTTGACTAAACAAGAAATACAGGGAGAAGATGGAACCACTCCAAGAGTCGTGGAGGGAAACCAAAATGGCTACGCTGGCAGAGATTATCCCGGAAACAACAATAACGGGGGATACGGCGGTTTACACGGAGCAGGGTATTCTGACCAGGGAAGCTATTACAGCGGATGCTATAGCTATGGAAATGGCTCAGGGTTTAACGGTAATGGAGGATACAGCGGCACATACACATGCGGCCGTTGCGGCTATGAAAATTTTCTGGGAGGCACAGATGTCTACAACGGCTATGGACAGTTCTACTCTGGCTATAGCCCAAACAATAGTCCTTTTGGCTTCCAGAGAAATGCTCCTTACACAAGAGACTACTAG
- the katnbl1 gene encoding KATNB1-like protein 1, with protein MATAERVRLRRHSHHIRPDGFIRTRLSTDKNMKQVELIHQKDLDKDRFQVHRRVQNPGKAKQPPSYKRRSCASVETGVKLQRRSSDAGRSREPGMANREKENELTCPDGVRGPRCYNNGGPWVNAEASRMPGASSKCSDFTELSKDHEAMTRILFGRDLRLKVAMTLWRRSACELVAYLTRLQDTSLLVDCLPILTNNLQSEASCLSLGCCVDLLPQVKVLLLSRYEEHIVVGLRWLQAVIKKWWAELSEKEKRLQDSCSEHRNVEVMRMRLKDLWKEGTRLCSLPGSSGELAKAIAAHLSQLP; from the exons ATGGCCACTGCTGAGCGGGTCAGGCTGCGGAGACACAGTCACCACATCAGACCCGATGGCTTCATACGCACGCGCCTCTCTACTGACAAGAACATGAAGCAG GTGGAATTAATTCATCAGAAGGATTTAGATAAGGACAG GTTTCAGGTGCATCGCAGAGTTCAGAATCCAGGAAAAGCGAAGCAGCCGCCATCCTACAAGAGGAGGAGCTGTGCGTCGGTGGAGACTGGCGTGAAGCTGCAGCGCCGCTCGTCCGATGCCGGCCGGTCCCGTGAGCCCGGAATGGCcaacagagaaaaagagaatGAGCTAACCTGCCCTGATGGCGTGCGAGGCCCTCGTTGCTACAACAACGGCGGGCCGTGGGTCAATGCTGAGGCCTCCAGGATGCCGGGGGCCAGCTCCAAGTGCAGCGACTTCACTGAG CTTTCCAAGGACCACGAAGCCATGACTCGCATCCTGTTTGGGCGGGATCTTCGGCTCAAAGTCGCCATGACGCTGTGGCGAAGGAGCGCCTGTGAACTCGTGGCCTACCTGACCAG ATTACAAGACACCAGCCTGCTGGTGGACTGTTTACCCATCTTAACCAATAA CCTTCAGTCTGAAGCCTCCTGTCTGTCTCTGGGCTGCTGCGTGGACCTCCTGCCTCAAGTGAAAGTCCTCCTGCTCAGTAGATATGAAGA GCACATCGTGGTGGGCTTACGCTGGCTGCAGGCCGTCATCAAGAagtggtgggcggagctttctgAGAAAGAGAAGAGGCTGCAGGACAGCTGCTCTGAGCACAG GAATGTTGAGGTCATGCGGATGCGCCTGAAGGATCTGTGGAAGGAGGGAACTCGGTTATGTTCCCTCCCAGGATCATCAGGAGAACTGGCAAAG GCCATCGCGGCTCATCTCTCCCAGCTGCCCTGa